The Geotrypetes seraphini chromosome 8, aGeoSer1.1, whole genome shotgun sequence genome includes a region encoding these proteins:
- the CAPNS1 gene encoding calpain small subunit 1 isoform X2, whose amino-acid sequence MFLVNSFLKGGGGGGFAGLDAGSIIGGIISAVSDAAAHYNPEPPPPVSHVSNVEACESEEVRQFRRLFTQLAGDDMEVSPSELMGILNKVVSRHPDLKTDGFSIESCRSMVAVMDSDSTGKLGFEEFKYLWNNIKKWQAIYKRFDTDRSGTISGNELPGAFQAAGFQLNGQLYQMIFRRYSDESGSMDFDNFISCLVRLDAMFRAFKALDKDGDGHINVTMKEWLQLTMYA is encoded by the exons ATGTTCCTTGTGAATAGTTTTTTGAAAGGAGGCGGCGGAGGTGGCTTTGCGGGCCTCGATGCGGGGAGTATAATTGGAGGTATTATAAGTGCTGTGAG tgATGCAGCTGCTCATTACAACCCAGAGCCTCCG CCACCAGTCAGCCACGTTTCTAATGTGGAAGCATGTGAGAGCGAAGAGGTGCGCCAGTTCCGCCGTCTCTTTACACAATTAGCGGGAGAT GATATGGAAGTGAGTCCTTCAGAGCTGATGGGGATTCTGAACAAGGTGGTATCCAGGC ATCCAGACTTGAAGACTGATGGCTTCAGCATCGAGTCGTGTCGCAGCATGGTAGCTGTTATGGAT AGTGACAGCACAGGAAAGCTGGGCTTTGAAGAGTTTAAATATCTCTGGAACAATATAAAGAAGTGGCAG GCAATATACAAAAGATTTGATACTGATAGATCAGGGACCATCAGTGGCAATGAGCTGCCGGGAGCCTTTCAGGCTGCAG GCTTCCAGCTGAATGGGCAGCTGTACCAGATGATATTCCGCAGGTATTCCGACGAGTCTGGCAGCATGGACTTTGACAACTTTATCAGCTGCCTGGTGCGACTAGATGCCATGTTCC GTGCTTTCAAGGCTTTGGACAAAGATGGAGACGGACATATCAATGTGACCATGAAGGAG TGGCTGCAGTTGACCATGTACGCCTAG
- the CAPNS1 gene encoding calpain small subunit 1 isoform X1, protein MSETGGVRLEVDGRPFSWTRAEPGAGSPFGALRMFLVNSFLKGGGGGGFAGLDAGSIIGGIISAVSDAAAHYNPEPPPPVSHVSNVEACESEEVRQFRRLFTQLAGDDMEVSPSELMGILNKVVSRHPDLKTDGFSIESCRSMVAVMDSDSTGKLGFEEFKYLWNNIKKWQAIYKRFDTDRSGTISGNELPGAFQAAGFQLNGQLYQMIFRRYSDESGSMDFDNFISCLVRLDAMFRAFKALDKDGDGHINVTMKEWLQLTMYA, encoded by the exons GTTCCCCCTTTGGCGCCCTCAGGATGTTCCTTGTGAATAGTTTTTTGAAAGGAGGCGGCGGAGGTGGCTTTGCGGGCCTCGATGCGGGGAGTATAATTGGAGGTATTATAAGTGCTGTGAG tgATGCAGCTGCTCATTACAACCCAGAGCCTCCG CCACCAGTCAGCCACGTTTCTAATGTGGAAGCATGTGAGAGCGAAGAGGTGCGCCAGTTCCGCCGTCTCTTTACACAATTAGCGGGAGAT GATATGGAAGTGAGTCCTTCAGAGCTGATGGGGATTCTGAACAAGGTGGTATCCAGGC ATCCAGACTTGAAGACTGATGGCTTCAGCATCGAGTCGTGTCGCAGCATGGTAGCTGTTATGGAT AGTGACAGCACAGGAAAGCTGGGCTTTGAAGAGTTTAAATATCTCTGGAACAATATAAAGAAGTGGCAG GCAATATACAAAAGATTTGATACTGATAGATCAGGGACCATCAGTGGCAATGAGCTGCCGGGAGCCTTTCAGGCTGCAG GCTTCCAGCTGAATGGGCAGCTGTACCAGATGATATTCCGCAGGTATTCCGACGAGTCTGGCAGCATGGACTTTGACAACTTTATCAGCTGCCTGGTGCGACTAGATGCCATGTTCC GTGCTTTCAAGGCTTTGGACAAAGATGGAGACGGACATATCAATGTGACCATGAAGGAG TGGCTGCAGTTGACCATGTACGCCTAG